One Hydrogenophaga crassostreae genomic region harbors:
- a CDS encoding c-type cytochrome, with amino-acid sequence MSMHLKKFVLAVSALLATAGAFALDAAAAKALASKSACLACHAADKKIVGPSYQDVAAKHKGQADALEKVAARIKSGGSGIYGTVPMPPQPALKDEELKLLAAWVLAGAPDK; translated from the coding sequence ATGAGCATGCATCTGAAAAAATTCGTGTTGGCTGTTTCGGCCCTTCTGGCCACCGCAGGTGCCTTCGCTCTGGACGCCGCTGCGGCCAAAGCGCTGGCGTCCAAGAGCGCGTGCCTGGCGTGTCATGCGGCCGACAAGAAAATCGTAGGCCCTTCCTATCAGGATGTGGCTGCCAAACACAAAGGGCAGGCCGACGCGCTGGAAAAAGTGGCTGCCCGTATCAAATCGGGTGGTTCCGGCATTTACGGTACGGTTCCAATGCCGCCTCAGCCAGCGCTCAAAGACGAAGAGCTCAAGCTCTTGGCCGCCTGGGTGCTTGCTGGCGCCCCCGATAAGTAA